A section of the Cottoperca gobio chromosome 17, fCotGob3.1, whole genome shotgun sequence genome encodes:
- the LOC115022346 gene encoding LOW QUALITY PROTEIN: E3 ubiquitin-protein ligase RNF186-like (The sequence of the model RefSeq protein was modified relative to this genomic sequence to represent the inferred CDS: substituted 1 base at 1 genomic stop codon), with product MTDSFPSEEYDLDRHTPKLLGCSHTFCHEYLDALHSRESRGWRISCPVCRHRTPVPEYWARNLPDNTALTXSLPLKKHETVDSSNIDVQTCSVVYSASSQESNASCQTSKQVAFMTGCMCTIFSFLSMVVLLFLGLIFVHNFNHSSWPLSPICLFVASVLAPFSLILTWLMCMLKYRPETEASQFSSLTSNTM from the coding sequence ATGACCGACTCGTTCCCCAGCGAGGAATACGACCTGGACCGCCACACACCCAAACTGCTGGGCTGTTCCCACACCTTCTGCCACGAGTACCTAGACGCTCTGCACTCCCGGGAGAGTCGAGGATGGAGAATCAGCTGCCCCGTGTGTCGCCACCGAACTCCGGTGCCGGAATACTGGGCTCGCAACCTCCCCGACAACACCGCGTTGACTTAATCGCTGCCGCTAAAAAAGCACGAGACCGTGGACTCATCAAACATAGACGTCCAGACATGTTCAGTCGTCTATTCAGCCTCCTCCCAAGAGAGCAACGCCAGCTGTCAGACTTCCAAACAAGTTGCGTTCATGACCGGCTGCATGTGCAccatcttctctttcttgtcCATGGTGGTGCTCTTATTTCTGGGCCTCATCTTTGTGCATAACTTCAACCACAGTTCGTGGCCCCTCAGCcctatctgtttgtttgttgccaGTGTCCTCGCCCCGTTCTCGCTCATCCTCACTTGGTTAatgtgtatgttgaagtaccgACCCGAAACTGAAGCAAGCCAGTTCAGTTCACTCACTTCTAATACAATGTGA
- the acsl3b gene encoding long-chain-fatty-acid--CoA ligase 3b codes for MKLKEDMNPLLLQVFRSVVWVYSVITFIPWYFFSGAGTNLERARRIKSRSVSGLPLGPYRAINSQEKLVAWMHPKVDTLDKMFEYAAIRFPQRDCLGTREVLSEEDELQPNGKVFKKVILGNYNWLSYGETYQAAKCFGSGLAALGQRPQCRIAIFCETRAEWIVAAQACFMYNFPLVTLYATLGPTAIAHGLNETEITHIITSKVLLQSRLKAILCDVPRLQYIIVVDSKPTSWPNLPRGITVYSMDAVTEMGSKPDNLAVDRSQPETLDIAVIMYTSGSTGIPKGVMVSHGNIIAGITGMAERIPNLNESDTYIGYLPLAHVLELSAELVCISHGCRIGYSSPQTLADQSTKIKKGSKGDTSVLKPTLMAAVPEIMDRIYKNVMTKVEEMSKLQRTLFVLAYNYKMEQISKGYSTPLCDSLVFKRVRALLGGNMRVLLSGGAPLSAATQRFMNICLCCPVGQGYGLTETCGAGTISEMWDYSTGRVGAPLVCSEITLKDWEEGGYYSTDKPNPRGEILIGGPNVTMGYYKNKTRNCQDFFVDESGQRWFCTGDIGEVHPDGCLKIIDRKKDLVKLQAGEYVSLGKVEAVLKNCSLIDNICAYANSDQSYVISFVVPNHKQLMTLAEQMQVRGTWEEMCNNSQMEKEVLRIITEAALAAKMERFEIPMKIRLSAEPWTPETGLVTDAFKLKRKEIKTHYQEDIERMYGGK; via the exons ATGAAGTTGAAGGAGGATATGAAccccctgctgctgcaggtctTCCGCTCTGTTGTGTGGGTCTACTCTGTCATCACCTTCATACCCTGGTACTTCTTCTCCGGAGCCGGCACAAACTTGGAACGGGCTCGCCGGATCAAGTCACGCTCAGTTAGTGGACTCCCGTTAGGGCCTTACAGGGCCATCAACAGCCAGGAGAAGCTGGTGGCATGGATGCACCCCAAGGTGGACACCCTGGACAAAATGTTTGAATACGCTGCGATCCGGTTTCCACAAAGAGACTGTCTGGGCACCAGGGAGGTGCTCAGTGAGGAGGATGAGCTCCAGCCTAACGGCAAGGTCTTCAAGAAG GTAATCCTAGGGAATTATAACTGGCTGTCGTACGGGGAAACCTACCAGGCAGCAAAGTGTTTTGGCAGCGGTCTGGCAGCGCTTGGCCAGAGGCCCCAGTGTAGAATCGCCATCTTCTGCGAGACCAGAGCAGAGTGGATCGTGGCGGCACAAGCCTGTTTCATGTACAATTTCCCAC TTGTGACCCTCTATGCCACTCTTGGACCCACGGCCATCGCCCATGGCCTGAACGAGACGGAGATCACGCACATCATCACAAGCAAAGTCCTGCTTCAGAGCCGTCTCAAG GCCATACTGTGTGACGTGCCGAGGCTGCAGTACATCATTGTAGTTGACAGTAAACCCACAAGCTGGCCAAACCTCCCCAGAGGCATCACGGTTTACAGCATGGACGCTGTGACGGAGATGGGATCCAAGCCCGACAATT tAGCAGTAGACCGCAGCCAGCCGGAGACCTTGGACATTGCGGTCATCATGTACACCAGCGGCTCCACAGGCATCCCCAAGGGTGTCATGGTCTCCCATGGCAACATCATTGCTGGCATTACTGGCATGGCTGAGCGAATCCCTAACCTCAA TGAATCAGACACCTATATTGGCTACCTGCCGCTGGCGCACGTTTTAGAACTCAGCGCTGAACTTGTGTGCATCTCTCACGGCTGTCGCATCGGATACTCCTCCCCTCAGACTCTAGCTGACCAG TCTACAAAGATAAAGAAGGGCAGTAAAGGGGACACCAGTGTGCTGAAACCTACTCTCATGGCTGCTGTACCA GAGATCATGGATCGAATCTACAAGAATGTCATGACCAAAGTGGAGGAGATGAGCAAACTCCAGAGGACGCTCTTTGTGCTGGCTTACAACTACAAGATGGAGCAGATCTCCAAGGGCTACAGCACGCCTCTCTGTGACAG TCTGGTGTTCAAACGGGTGCGTGCGCTCTTGGGAGGGAACATGCGGGTTCTGCTTTCTGGCGGAGCTCCTCTCTCAGCTGCGACACAGCGCTTCATGAACATCTGCCTGTGCTGCCCTGTGGGGCAGGGCTACGGCCTGACGGAGACCTGTGGAGCTGGCACCATCAGTGAGA tgtGGGACTACAGCACAGGACGAGTTGGTGCTCCATTGGTTTGTTCAGAAATCACACTGAAGGACTGGGAGGAGG GTGGTTACTACAGCACAGACAAGCCCAACCCACGGGGGGAAATTTTGATTGGCGGTCCCAATGTAACGATGGGctactacaaaaataaaaccaggAACTGTCAGGACTTTTTTGTGGATGAGAGCGGCCAGAGATGGTTCTGTACAGGAGACATTGGAGAGGTTCACCCCGATGGATGCCTAAAGATTATTG ACCGTAAGAAGGACCTGGTGAAATTGCAGGCAGGCGAGTACGTCTCTCTGGGAAAAGTGGAGGCGGTTTTGAAGAACTGCTCACTCATAGACAACATCTGTGCCTATGCTAACAG TGACCAGTCGTATGTGATCAGCTTTGTGGTGCCTAACCACAAGCAGCTGATGACGCTGGCGGAGCAGATGCAGGTGAGGGGCACATGGGAGGAGATGTGCAATAACTCCCAGATGGAGAAAGAGGTCCTCCGCATCATTACTGAAGCTGCCCTCGCAG CAAAAATGGAGCGGTTCGAGATCCCGATGAAGATCCGTCTGAGCGCGGAGCCCTGGACTCCTGAGACCGGGTTGGTGACTGACGCATTCAAACTGAAACGCAAGGAGATCAAAACACACTACCAGGAAGACATTGAGAGAATGTACGGAGGAAAATaa
- the scg2b gene encoding secretogranin-2b, translated as MLHFHHKLPAGGAVVLLAFLLHGCTVQVASLPRHYRLRGGESEGQPAAYPPSSDMIKALEYIESLKQRNGGRPEPADYDEVEKFRVLLQLASQQDESPGDRQPAPSMQRQDVTAEQLMKALLKSLQDRAGKDPKLAPVSAPRNDRRTHRHRTKDTEVPEGAPADYGNFPRPHKKYPLMFEDEENTDASKRATEDLDEQYTPQSLANLRSIFEELGRMPMISGQKRDVFGDDDDDEEGGFSLRSQAYEDVAGGEEWVPVEEREETEEMVNGSHEEMDRAIGEQEEAEREEMQRRASQDQEGADDDTKMVDYYLLKVLEMSDQTQKRDTTGEQRKRLIRPSIVDPRTLKELLQLSLKLHIPPQDLIDMLLTEELRKFHREPPAPSRYATGQTPKIRYYSRRLPVKSKPVPEDMDREDFLDIIGVETISNEYPVLQRPMKTSPSSDRIPVASNPVAKPSPVKIPPPAGRRENLFLSELNKMPLKRQSDVADDEEEDGDVEDEVTTYLAAKILTEYPNPNTKRDTLAQLKGQFPYDLYERVMKDYLGQADTEKRPISKRETEVATEENVEPTEMQGKEEITAKTSAPQTVKEEEHRDKTVAGM; from the coding sequence ATGCTGCATTTCCACCACAAGTTGCCCGCGGGGGGAGCCGTGGTCCTGCTCGCCTTCCTGCTCCATGGATGCACCGTGCAGGTTGCGTCTCTCCCTCGCCACTACAGGCTCCGAGGCGGAGAGAGTGAGGGGCAGCCGGCTGCCTACCCACCCAGCTCCGACATGATCAAAGCCCTGGAGTACATTGAGAGCCTGAAGCAGCGGAATGGGGGCCGACCTGAGCCCGCGGATTACGACGAAGTGGAAAAGTTCAGGGTCCTGCTTCAGCTCGCCTCGCAGCAGGACGAGAGTCCCGGGGACCGTCAGCCAGCCCCCAGCATGCAGAGGCAGGACGTTACTGCCGAGCAGCTGATGAAAGCCCTGCTCAAGTCTCTCCAGGATCGTGCTGGGAAAGACCCGAAGCTCGCTCCCGTTTCGGCGCCCAGGAACGACCGCCGCACACACAGGCATCGCACCAAAGACACTGAGGTCCCCGAGGGCGCACCGGCAGACTACGGTAATTTCCCCAGACCCCACAAGAAATACCCGCTGATGTTTGAGGACGAGGAGAATACAGATGCTTCCAAGCGGGCCACAGAGGACCTGGATGAGCAGTACACACCCCAGAGCCTTGCCAACTTACGCTCCATCTTTGAAGAGCTTGGGAGGATGCCTATGATCAGTGGCCAGAAGAGAGACGTGTTCGGTGACGACGATGACGATGAAGAGGGCGGGTTCAGCCTGAGAAGCCAGGCGTACGAGGATGTGGCCGGAGGAGAGGAGTGGGTCcccgtggaggagagggaggagacggaggagatGGTCAACGGGAGCCATGAAGAGATGGACAGGGCGATCGGTGAgcaggaggaagcagagagagaggagatgcaACGCCGGGCGAGCCAGGACCAAGAGGGGGCTGATGATGACACTAAGATGGTAGATTACTACCTGTTGAAGGTCCTGGAGATGAGCGACCAGACGCAGAAGAGGGATACGACCggagagcagagaaagagactgaTCCGCCCCTCCATCGTGGATCCTCGGACATTGAAGGAGTTACTGCAGCTCTCCCTGAAGCTGCACATCCCTCCACAGGACCTTATCGATATGCTGCTCACAGAGGAGCTCAGGAAGTTCCACCGGGAACCCCCAGCCCCATCCCGCTACGCGACTGGCCAGACTCCAAAGATCAGGTACTACAGCCGCAGACTGCCAGTGAAGAGCAAGCCCGTCCCCGAGGACATGGACAGAGAGGACTTTTTAGACATCATCGGCGTGGAGACTATCAGCAACGAGTATCCTGTGTTGCAGAGACCCATGAAGACGTCCCCTTCCTCGGACAGAATCCCAGTGGCGTCCAATCCTGTTGCAAAACCAAGTCCAGTAAAAATCCCTCCTCCCGCCGGGCGCAGGGAGAACCTCTTTTTATCCGAGCTCAACAAAATGCCGCTGAAACGTCAGTCTGATGTcgctgatgatgaagaggaggatggcGATGTGGAAGACGAGGTGACGACCTACCTGGCGGCCAAAATCCTCACAGAGTACCCTAACCCCAACACCAAGAGGGATACCCTGGCGCAGCTGAAGGGACAGTTCCCCTACGATCTGTACGAGCGGGTCATGAAGGACTACTTGGGGCAAGCGGACACTGAAAAGAGGCCAATTTCCAAGAGAGAAACCGAGGTGGCAACAGAGGAGAATGTTGAGCCCACAGAGATGCAGGGGAAAGAGGAGATAACTGCCAAGACCTCAGCTCCACAGACCGTAAAGGAAGAGGAGCACCGTGATAAAACAGTGGCTGGGATGTAG